ATGTAATTATTTAAATGATTAATTGCTCTATCTAAATGAATTGCATCTCCGTATAACTTACTCATCATTACGGCTCCTTCGAGGATGGCAATCATAATAGTTGCAAATTCATCAGCGTTAACCGTTGGACGAATTTCTCCTCTTTCAATTCCCTTTTCGATAATTAGACAAATTAATTCGCGCCAGGAATTCATTGCCTTTTGAGTGCGTTCCCGTAATGCTGGGTGTGTATCATCACTTTCGATCGCAGTGTTCAATAATGGACACCCCCCCTTAATGGGTGAATGATTTATATATCTGTGAAATACACCCATGATTGCTTGCAAACGCTCGATC
Above is a genomic segment from Fischerella sp. JS2 containing:
- a CDS encoding TetR/AcrR family transcriptional regulator, which translates into the protein MSKGEETKAKILQQAAELFNQQGYAGSSISDIMRVTGLQKGGIYNHFSSKDELALQAFDYAIAQIKKLYTDAWRSKRHAIERLQAIMGVFHRYINHSPIKGGCPLLNTAIESDDTHPALRERTQKAMNSWRELICLIIEKGIERGEIRPTVNADEFATIMIAILEGAVMMSKLYGDAIHLDRAINHLNNYMESQLRM